The Lewinella sp. 4G2 nucleotide sequence CCGCATACTCGGATGTCCAAAAGTCCTCCGCAAGCTCCGGAGTTTTGGCCATGCTCGCTTAGCGGCCCAGTGGCCTTTTAGTTCCGATTGAGTATCTTAGTGGAATTAAGGACGCGGCCTGCGTGGGCTGCAATCGTTGGGCGTAACGAATAAATACTATGACTTAGAATACGTTCGTTCATCGTCACGCTGGGCGAAACAGGATAAACACTATGACTTAGAATACGTTCGTTTATCGTCATGTCGGATCCAAAGGAATAATGCTAAATCACTAGATTGCGTTTATTGATCTTCCTATAATGCCAAAGGTATTTTTGAGCTGAACGGACAATCGTTGAACTTTCGCCTACAAGGAGTAACGAATAACTAGTATCACTGTATAAGATATGATGATAGATACATTGACAAGAATAGGAAAGCACCACACTAATCACTGTGAAGATTCATGTGGAAATTTTCAAATCGATGAAAGTCGGTTCCTAATCGCGGTTTCCGATGGTTGTTCGATGGGTACTGAAAGTCACTTTGCGTCGACTTTATTCATGAAAGTGCTTAAGGAGATAGCCAAGGTCCACTATAACTTAAGTTTCATCGGTAAGAGTGAACCAAATATTGATGGTCTTTTAATGGTGATTTTGAAAGGACTTTTTAATAAAGTCAAAATGATTAGAGATACACTTCAGCTTGATAAATATGAATTATTGGCTACCTTGATAGTAGCGGTGTTTGATAGTAAGACCAAAGAGGTATCTGTTATTACAATAGGCGATGGTTTAATCTCTATTGATGACAAGATATATGAATACGACCAATCTAATCGACCTGATTATGTTGGCTATCACTTAGACGAAATCTTTGAGGATTGGTTCAGCGACCAAAGGCAAATCTTGTCTACGACATTTGAAAAATCAATATCAATATCATCAGATGGTATATTTACTTTTTCGGATGACTTCGATGAGCCAGTGAGAAACATCAGGCAAAGACAAATAATTGCGGATTTAATGATACGCGTAAATCCGGATCAACGAAGTATACAAAATAAAATGGATGGATATTTGGATAATGAAAACTTATCAACAAATGATGATGTCGCAGTTGTAAGTGTTTGTCTATAAAGTCAAAAGTAATTATCGACAAAATTCAATTTTGATCTGGTAGATAAGATCCCATCGAGCGATAGGGTGAAATTTACTATCATCCGCCCAACACTGCAATCCACGGCAAGCCGCTGTCACTTCGAGTCGAAGGCTGTATTTCGTCCAAAGCCCGGCCACCGATCCGAACACTCGGATGTCCAAAAGTCCTCCGCAGAGCTCCGGAGTTTTGGCCATGCTCGCTTATCGGCCCAGTGGCCTTTTAGTTCCGATTGACTATCTTAGTGGAGTCAAGGACGCGGCCTGCGTGGGCTGCAATCGTTGGGCGAGAAAGAATAAACACTATGACTTAGAATACGTTCGTTCATCGTCGTGTTGGGCGAAAAAGTAAAAGACAATAACCCTACAATGGAAGATGATAGATTAAATGAAACAATAAAATTACATTCTGCGGGTGCAACTGTTAGACACAATTCGCCATTTGAAGAATTGGAATCTTATAAAAACGAAATTGAAATAGACCAATCATTCCGAGAAGAATGGGTGATTCCTTTTTATTTTGAACTTCATAGAAATGATGAAGAATGGGTTAATAGAATAGTCGAATTGCGCCCTAAAATAAGTGATGAAGTTATCCACAAAAATTTAGGTGATTTTAATTGGCGAACTCGTTCAACAGGTGCATTCTTCGCTGCCGTTAAAGATAAAAAGGAGTACATCGAAATAATCGGAACTCATTTGTTAAAAAGTGAAGTTTGTTATGCAGGAAGAACATATGCAAAAGTCTTAGCTTATTTCAATGACGAAAAAGGAAATGAATATTTAGAGAGATACTTAGAATATTATCTTAAACGAAAAGACCTCTATTTTGATCAAGGCAATATCTTCCAAGCGGTCAAATATTTAGATAAAATAAATGGAACAAATAAACTTGACAGATTTGTTGATGATTGGAAGGAATTCTCGAAAGGAAAATTCCAGAATGAGGATAATGATGATGAAATGGAAACAGATGATTTGAAAAAGCAAATAGATACAATTGAAAAAATAATAAACACGGCAGCCTATAAAACAAGCCGCTAATTTAGCTTCAAGAAAGACATCGTAAAGCAGCTAAAGTACATTGAATTCAAAAGCTAACTTTGAATAAATAGAAGAATGTGATCATCGAGCAAACAACAAGCAAATAGAAAAGTGAACTCATAATATGAGGTCGTAAAGCAATGAAGAAAGTCTTATCATCCGCCCAACACTGCAATCCACGTCAAGCCGCTGTCGTTTCGAGTCTATTATAGAACTACGTCCAAAGCCCGGCCACTGGTCCGAACACTCGGATGGCCAAAAGTCCTCCGCAGGCTCCGGAGTTTTGGCCATGCTCGCTTATCGGCCCAGTGGCCTTTCAGTTCCGATTGAGTATCTTAGTGGAGTCGAGGACGCGGCCTGCGTGGGCTGCAATCGTTGGGCGAAATCGAATAATAAGAATTAAAGGACGTGGACAAATCTCTGAGCAATCTAATAAAGATGATAAGTTTACACATGGGAAGCCAGTACTAATGAATAGACATAATAAGCCGTCGAGTGGAGCTAAGAGTTAAATCACTTGGTATTCAGGATTGTAATATAAAGAATAAGAGTAATTACCATGAAACACAATGATACGATACTGTATAAATGGATTGATTTTTTCTCAGTTGTTTCAGTTGTTTCAATGTTCTTCTGGTACTACAATAGTTTTGAAGGCGGAGCATTCATATATTTATTTGAATATGGACTTCTGCTTTTAATTATGTTTTGTATCTACATTTCGACTTTAATCTTTATAATCTATAGAGTGTTAAATGGCAAAGGTAAAATGATGTTTCTTAGTAAAGTTTTCCATGTTTCTTTTGCTGTTCTACTTCTTACGACGACTATTTATAACTCAGAGCTATTTAAATCAGCTGTAATAATAAAAGCTATAATGGTTGATGACTTATATTCGTACACTCTCGTGTTTAGAACGGATGGTGGAGTGACTACAGAAATTAATGGTATGTTTGGTTATACTGAAACAATTAATGGAAAATACCATCTGAGTGACTCACTAATCATATTCGATATTCAACCGTATGATAAAGGATTTCTAAAAGATACCATGCTAATTGATCCGAGCTCTAATGCACTTTACATGTATAAAGACTCAAACGGACAATTTATAAAAAAGAAAGACTGGCTGTCCAATTTTGACATAATTGAAATGTCCCAGTATTAAACTAACAGGCGAAATTAAAACAATCATTCGCCCAACACTGCAATCCACGTCAAGCCGCTGTCACTTCGAGTCGATTGTAGTATTACGTCCGAAGCCCGGCCACTGGTCCGAACACTCGGATGGCCAAAAGTCCTCCGCAAGCTCCGGAGTTTTGGCCATGCTCGCTTAACGGCCCAGTGGCCTTTTAGTTCCGATTGAGTATCTTAGTGGAGTTAAGGATGCGGCCTGCGTGGGCTGCAATCGTTGGGCGTAAAAGAATAAATACTATGATTTAGAATACGTTCGTTCATCATCGTGTTGGTGGTAAAAGGAATCAAAAAAGTATACTGACGTTCGCTGATCTTTGTGTACTTTTCAATAAATAGATTAAAATATGAAGTCATGGCAATGATCGTAAATAAAATGCTAAGGGTAATACCTAAGAAACATAAAATAAAGGATATCGATTGCCATGCAATTTGTTTAAATTTAGCTGAAACAGGTGGGGAACTTTGGGAAAAAGTAATTTACTTCGTCAATGAAGAGGAAAATTGTTTAGACATAAAATACAAATCTAGAAAAGGTAAAGGCAACCTCGGTATTGAAGACAAATCTAAAGATTTTGACATTTGGACAATCGAAAATTATGAAGGAGGGGTAGATAATATTTACTTTTTAAATTTTAAAGAATATGGACTGAAGATGCCTTTTGAAACTATCAATTTATATGGCTTTGATGAGTTACGGTTAAGGGGTAATCACGTCAACCTGAAACAAGATTTTTACCCAATGTTTTTTCATTTTAATAATGACAAAGCACCATATCAATTAGAAAACGTTCTGAAAAATTGCAAAGATGATTATGTATCATTTGATGTAAATGGTATTTATTCTGCTGGAACAATTTATAGCGTAGGAGAAGAGTTTTCAAGAATTCCTGAATTACAAACAAAAGAAGAATTTCATAAGCCAAGAAGTGTTTCTTATTGGGAGGCAAACTTTTTGATATTGAATTATGAACTTAATAAATTAATACAGGAGGCGGTAAATAATAAGTTTTCTTCTATCGAATGGGATAAGTCAAATTTATCAGAAATTCAATTTTGCTACAAAAAGAGAATTGTGAAGAAAATTGAGATTGGGGAACGATGGAAGTTTTTCAACGCTGAATTCTTTGACAATACGGTAGAAAAAAAACTGGATAGATTACTCTTCATTGTGGAAAAGAGGATTAATTTAATAGAGAATAGTGATGAGGAAAATGTATACCCGTCGTTGCAAGCAAAAATTGGCAATGACGGGTACGCGGAGGCCTTAAGCGACATAGTAATTAATTATGTTAGAATTACTGTAAGATGAATACAGGATTGAATATTATCCGCCCAACACTGCAATCCACGTCAAGCCGCTGTCACTTCAAGTCGATTGTAGTATTACGTCCAAAGCCCGGCCACTGGTCCGAACACTCGGATGGCCAAAAGTCCTCCGCAAGCTCCGGAGTTTTGGCCATGCTCGCTTATCGGCCCAGTGGCCTTTTAGTTCCGATTGAGTATCTTAGTGGAGTCAAGGATGCGGCCTGCGTGGGCTGCAATCGTTGGGCGTAAAAGAATAAATACAATGACTTAGAATACGTTCGATCATCGTCACGTTGGGTGAGAAAGAACAAATACTTTGACTTAGAATACGTTCGTTCATCGTTGTGTTGGGCTAAAAAGAATAGTAAAATCTATAGCTCACTTCTGAATTTAGTATGGCAAAAGTAATTATCCAAATAGCAGTACTTCTAATCCTTATCACTTCATGGAGTTGCGAGAGAAAATTAGACCTAAACGGCCATTACCATGTTGAGAAGCTATTAACTCAAAGTGATTTAGATGTACAACATATTGAGATAGTCAATGATTCGGTAGTCTATTTATATTACTTAAACGAAAGGGTAGGTCAAGGGAAATTATCTCTAAAAGATAGTATAATTTATCTACCAAGTGGCCATGGTATCCGTAAATACGGGATAGAGAATTTTACAACTTTAGAGCTTTCTTTCGAGGATTCAATAGCCTATACGCTTCAGCGAGTAAATAATAGTATCAAGCATCAGAAAATTGATTATTACAATAGCACTGGTTTAGATATCAACTTGCCTTATTGTAGTTATATAGAATCTGATTACCCCGCGAAACAATTATGGTTGCCAACCTACATTGGTCCAGTTACAAATGTTGGTGATACTCAGATAAAATATTCGCACGGTTATAGGGCGAAATCATTAAGTAATATGCATGAAATATGGCTAAAGGTAGCTCAACATAGAGTAAAGCTTCCGGAAAGGCTAAGAGACAGCGTTGCGGTCATATTACACGTTGATGAATCAATTTCTGCTTCTTTAGTTGATAGTGTTGTAAAGCAATATGTTAAACAAGACATTGGAAACTTTTATATGACTTGTCAGGATGAAAATGCAATTGATACATTCAAAACTATCTTGATTAAACATTTTGTCAATGTTGATGAGATTTTGCAACAAGAAATCGAAAGAGCACGAAAAACAGAAAGCCGTAGACAGTTTTATCAAGAAGAATTTATAGATAGACTTGGTTCAGTAACGTTCGGCCATTTATCTCTTTCGGATAACCTTAATTCAGAATTTAGCAAATTCGAACTTCAATTTTACAGCGAATTAGTTAATACTGATATATACGAGTATGAAGTGACTAACTTTCTTATCAAACTTTATAAATACCATTTAGAAAGAGCCCATCAAGGCTACGCTATAAACGGAAACCACGAAAAGTTTTCGAAAAGTTTGATAAATAGATACTTAGCCATGTACGATTTAGAAAAAAAGGAATTTATTTCGTCAGGCATTGTTGAGTACCTTATTAATAACAAATTAGTCACGAATTACGATAGGGCAGAGTATGCTGATCTTGAAGAGACAAAGAGATCGATTATCTTAAGAAGATAACATCCGCCCAACACTGCAATCCACGTCAAGCCGCTATCACTTCGGGTCGACGGCTCTATTACGTCCTAAGACCGGCCACTGGTCCGTTCACTCGGATGTCCAAAAGTCCTCCGCAAGCTCCGGAGTTTTGGCCATGCTCGCTTATCGGCCCAGTGGCCTTTCAGTTTCGGTTTAGTATCTTAGTGGAGTCAAGGACGCGGCCTGCGTGCACTGCAATCGTTGGGCGCAAAAGGAATAAATACTATGACTTAGAATACGTTTATTCATCGTTGTGTTAGGCGAAGAAAGTATAAAATAACGCACTTGATGACATTCGATGATTTAGGTGTTCGACTAAATAAAAGAGAAAGAGTATGGATAATATAAAAGAATATTTAGATCAGTACGTTCAATCAATTAGGCCACCCGCCGAAATTAGGCCTAACCTCGATATTAATTACAGTATTGAGAATCATTCAGTTTATATAAATGAGGTACGACCAAGAGACTATGGGAATTTAGCCGATTACCGTTCATATCCAAATGTAAAATTCACATATGTTAAATCAAGAAACATCTGGAAAATCTACTGGATGAGGGCAGACTTGAAATGGCATGCGTATACACCGGCGAAAGAAGTGAATACTATTGAGGACGCTATAAAAGTATACGATGCGGATGAATATGGCTGTTTCAAAGGTTAAAACGCAAACGTTACTTGGAAGTCTCAGAGATGTGGCTCTGCTTCCGTATGCAGATCAAAGCATAAGCGAATAACAATGAAGCCAAGCAAGCAATGTTTCTTATCAATTAGCAGAGACAATTCAAAGAAAATTTCCGAATCTATATTTTTATTATGCCGGAATTATTCCTACAATTGATAGTGAATTCAGGTCTGATTTGACACCACAGAATTCTACAGTCTTTGCCCAAACTGGAGGGGATAGTGTATATTACAGTTATCTAGAAGTGTCATCTGATTGCACGTTGATAGTACTGACAGTTCCATGCAATTATACTGAGGATATTAGCGAAGCAAATATCATTTTAGCCGAAAGCCTTACCGAATTCTTAGGATTGTAATATTATAAGGGGTGGTTTAGTCTGGAGCAGATTTGTTACAACTTTCAAAAGCAGAATCGTACTATTGTGAATCTTATTTCGACGGAAACATACCTGAAGATGGTGAGATTCGATTTATCAAAATGCTAAGGGAAAATCTTGAATACGAACACGTCAAATTAATTAAAGAAAGACTCGAATTCTTAAAGTCTAATTATTTCAGCATGCTTGCATTTAGATCTGACTATAGAAATAGGCATAAGGAGTTGTAGTCACATGACGTTATTCGCAAAGCCGACCGCTGTATGAAAAGTAAAACAATGACAAGAGTCAGAATAACTTACGAGAAATAAAAATCCGCCCAACACTGCACTCCACGTCAAGCCGCTGTCACTTCAAGTCGATTGTAGTATTACGTCCAAAGCCCGGCCACTGGTCCGAACACTCGGATGTCCAAAAGTCCTCCGCAGGCTCCGGAGTTTTGGCCATGCTCACTTATCGGCCCAGTGGCCTTTTAGTTCCGATTGAGTATCTTAGTGGCGTCAAGGACGCGGCCTGCGTGGGCTGCAATCGTTCCATGCAATGTAAAAAACAGAGACAGTGAAAAGAAGCTATTATGATGATCAATTTAGTGAGTTCAAGAAATTAGAAGTCAACCATATCCTGGGCGAATTAAGCCTAAATCATTCATTTGATCTAAACGATCTACAAAAGAACGCATGGGTTTCGCAAATTCAACTACTACAGGAAGCTATCGATGATAATATTAGAGGTAAAATTTATTTTGAGTTTGGAATTCCCAGAATGGGTAAAAGAGTTGATAATATTTTAATTATCAATGGCATAATTCTGGTCGTAGAATTTAAAATCGGTGAAAAGTCTTACCCAAAACATGCCGTTGAGCAAGTACTCGATTATTCAATTGATCTACAGAACTTTCATGAAGGGAGCCATTCTGCACTTCTAATTCCGGTACTAGTCTGTACGAAGGGGTACGAGGAGAGTTTCTCTTTAGAG carries:
- a CDS encoding protein phosphatase 2C domain-containing protein, which translates into the protein MIDTLTRIGKHHTNHCEDSCGNFQIDESRFLIAVSDGCSMGTESHFASTLFMKVLKEIAKVHYNLSFIGKSEPNIDGLLMVILKGLFNKVKMIRDTLQLDKYELLATLIVAVFDSKTKEVSVITIGDGLISIDDKIYEYDQSNRPDYVGYHLDEIFEDWFSDQRQILSTTFEKSISISSDGIFTFSDDFDEPVRNIRQRQIIADLMIRVNPDQRSIQNKMDGYLDNENLSTNDDVAVVSVCL
- a CDS encoding DUF6000 family protein, translated to MLGEKVKDNNPTMEDDRLNETIKLHSAGATVRHNSPFEELESYKNEIEIDQSFREEWVIPFYFELHRNDEEWVNRIVELRPKISDEVIHKNLGDFNWRTRSTGAFFAAVKDKKEYIEIIGTHLLKSEVCYAGRTYAKVLAYFNDEKGNEYLERYLEYYLKRKDLYFDQGNIFQAVKYLDKINGTNKLDRFVDDWKEFSKGKFQNEDNDDEMETDDLKKQIDTIEKIINTAAYKTSR
- a CDS encoding DUF3024 domain-containing protein, yielding MDNIKEYLDQYVQSIRPPAEIRPNLDINYSIENHSVYINEVRPRDYGNLADYRSYPNVKFTYVKSRNIWKIYWMRADLKWHAYTPAKEVNTIEDAIKVYDADEYGCFKG